The Bradyrhizobium sp. CCBAU 53340 nucleotide sequence TCGTCGCGACTTTGGCTCGGCAGTCGAGCGTGCGAGTACTAATGATAACGGCTCAAGGTCCAAGTTTTAGTTCAGGATTTGACCTGGATACATTGTCGAGTGATCGTGCGGCGGCATGTACAGCCCTGTTCGCCGCGATGTGCGATCTTGTCGAAGAATGCCCCTTTCCTACTATATGCGGCCTGAATGGAAACATTTACGGAGGCGCTACTGACCTCGCGCTTGCATGTGATTTTCGTATCGGAACGCGGGGATGTCTCTTGCAAATGTCTCCTTCTCGCCTCGGTATTCAGTACTACTATTCTGGTTTACGACGTTACGTGGAGCGGCTTGGCCTGTCGCAAACGAAACGCCTTTTTCTAACAGGCGAGCAAGTTGACAGCATCACGTTGTTACAGATGGGTTATCTTACCGAGGTGTGTACTTCGGATGCGCTTGAAGCGCGATTAGAGCATTTTGCCGGGATGCTCGCCCAGCGTTCGCCGGCTTCTCTCCGGGGCCTGAAGACGTCGCTCAATTCAATTCGTCGAGGCACTGCTGACCCGGTCGAGATCAATGCGAAGTTTTTCGAAAGCCTAACATCACCTGATGCCCGAGAGGGCCTAAAAGCGTGGTGTGAGCGCCGGCCTCCTTCATTTGCAGACGTGTGAGGCCAAGGCTCTTCGCACAGCAAAAATAAACTGCCTAAGCCTTGCCTCGTCCTCCGATCGGTTGGCTTTTGCGCGGCGGCGATCAGGGTGAGACTCCGCATTGTCTCGCCCTAATTGTTACCAAATGCTGAGCCGTTGCCTCACGTAAATTGCTCCCTTGGATCGGGAGCGAGCGGGGGCGAAGATGGGGTGGCTAAGCATGGCAACGCGGAAGGAACTGACGGCGGCAGCAGGCGCGCGCTATCGGCGTTCGGATCGCGCGAAGAAGACGCGGATATTGGACGAGTTCGTCGACATCACCGGATTCCATCGCAAGCAGGCGATGCGACTACTTCGAGGTGAGGAAGACGCGCGCCCAAGCCGAAGGGCGCGACGTCGAATGTATAATGAGGTAGAACACAACGCGCTCGTGCTCCTTTGGGAGGCGTCAGACCGGATCTGCGGGAAGCGGCTGAAGGCGTTAATGCCTGCGTTGATTGAGGCGATGGAACGGCATGGCCACCTCGACCTTACCCCCGAGATCCGCGACAAACTTTTGGCAATGAGCGCTGCGACGATCGACCGCGCATTGGTGGGGGTCCGAGAAGGATTAGGTCGCAAGCGTCGGCGGCTGTCAAGCGACGTCCGGATTTGACCCCGCAACGACATGAGGAAGCGACCCCCTTGTTGTTTGCAGGACTGAAGCAAGCCGCTCGCGAAGCGCGCCCTTCATAGCGCTGTAGCGAGCGAGCGGCTTGCGTCACGACTTCTTCTCCGATTTGGCTTCTGGTACAGCGGGCTTCTGCAGAAGTCCGCTGCGGCGCTTCTCCTTCAAGCGATAGCTGTCGCCGCGGATCGTGATTACGTGACTGTGGTGCAGCAGACGATCAAGGATCGCGGTGGCGACCACGGGGTCGCTGAAGACCGAGCCCCACTCGCCGACGCTGCGGTTGCTGGTCAGCAGGATCGCGCCTCTCTCGTAACGACGGCTAACGAGCTGGAAGAACAGATGCGCGGCATCGGGTTCAAAGGGCAGATACCCGAGCTCGTCGATGATCAGGAGCTTTGGCTTGGCAAATTGCGCGAGTCGCTCCTCGAGCCGGCCTTCGCTGTGACCTTTGGCAAGCTGCGCAACGACAGTCGTGGCTGCGACGAACTGAACGGAATGCCCAGCCAGGATCGCTTCGCGCCCAAGCGCGACCGCAAGGTGCGTCTTGCCAACGCCAGGTGGCCCAAGGAGCAGCACGTTCTCGCCATTGGCGATCCAGCGGGCGCTCGCAAGCTCGCGTATCTGCTTCGGATCCAGCGAGGGCTGGGCCGAGAAGTCGAAGCCCGACAGATCGCGAACGAACGGGAAGCGAGCAAGTTTGAGCGTCATCTCGATGCGCCGCTCATCCTTGCGGGCGATCTCGCGCTCGCACAGCAGCACCAGAGTCTCGCGTAGGCTCAGCTCTTGTCGACCGGCCTCATCCAACAACCCATCCAGTTGGTCGCGGACAGCCGTCAGCTTCAGGCGCGTCAGCATATCGCTCAGGCGGTCGGGGACAATGGCTCGCATCAGAAGCCCCCTCCCACAATCGCTTCGTACTCGCCGAGTGGCCGCAGCAGCGTCGGCGACGGCGGCGCGACAGGCGATAACGCGAGCTCGCCAGCACGGCTCGGTTTAAAGCCAGTCAGGCCCTCAAAGTGTTTAGGGTCAACGACGCGACGGCGCCGACCGACACAGATCGGATGAGCGGCCACCTCATGGATCCCGTGGTGGATGCGCACCACGCCATCGGCGATCGTCGCTCTCACCGTCTCGCCGATCAGCCGCCATGGCACAGAGTAGGCGTTGCCATCGATCTCGACCGCGCAGTCGGCCTGCACGCGCCGGATCAGTTCACGTGCGGCCTGGAAGGGCGGCCTCCCAGCGATGGGCTTCAGCGCGTGCGCCTCAGCGCGCCTGAAGCGCTCAATTGGTGCTTCGCCAGTCGTGCCATGCTGGCGTAGGTCGGCGATCTCCCGCGTCCAAGCTTCAAGATGCGCCTCAAAGGCTTCCCAGCTCGGGAAGGTGCGGCCGGCGACCGCGTTCC carries:
- a CDS encoding enoyl-CoA hydratase/isomerase family protein, encoding MNKFGSEVAAGKQRNEEASELGNLPTLHVSKGIARIQLNRSRQHNRFEPTDIETFSEIVATLARQSSVRVLMITAQGPSFSSGFDLDTLSSDRAAACTALFAAMCDLVEECPFPTICGLNGNIYGGATDLALACDFRIGTRGCLLQMSPSRLGIQYYYSGLRRYVERLGLSQTKRLFLTGEQVDSITLLQMGYLTEVCTSDALEARLEHFAGMLAQRSPASLRGLKTSLNSIRRGTADPVEINAKFFESLTSPDAREGLKAWCERRPPSFADV
- the istB gene encoding IS21-like element helper ATPase IstB — encoded protein: MRAIVPDRLSDMLTRLKLTAVRDQLDGLLDEAGRQELSLRETLVLLCEREIARKDERRIEMTLKLARFPFVRDLSGFDFSAQPSLDPKQIRELASARWIANGENVLLLGPPGVGKTHLAVALGREAILAGHSVQFVAATTVVAQLAKGHSEGRLEERLAQFAKPKLLIIDELGYLPFEPDAAHLFFQLVSRRYERGAILLTSNRSVGEWGSVFSDPVVATAILDRLLHHSHVITIRGDSYRLKEKRRSGLLQKPAVPEAKSEKKS